In Acidianus brierleyi, one genomic interval encodes:
- a CDS encoding thioredoxin family protein, giving the protein MSYEQIIRQYLTAIHEITLEYCDADDFISYFLDGNIELRKIECKKPLIIVRKNDRIFFSYYGIPEINELWPFLNALVRISNNKVQLEPSERDIAVTISGNIKLFVTPDCTKCPIAAELLYQLPIINEKISLEIIDITTYAELGEKYRVLSVPKIVLNDKIELPGSFPPNILLKMLAKSSNKDNANA; this is encoded by the coding sequence ATGAGTTATGAGCAAATTATTAGGCAATATCTTACTGCAATTCATGAAATAACTTTAGAGTATTGTGATGCAGATGATTTTATATCATATTTTCTTGACGGTAATATAGAATTAAGGAAAATAGAATGCAAAAAACCTTTAATAATAGTTAGAAAAAATGACAGAATTTTCTTCTCTTACTATGGTATTCCTGAAATAAATGAATTATGGCCATTTCTAAACGCTCTTGTACGAATATCTAATAATAAAGTTCAGTTAGAGCCTTCAGAAAGAGATATAGCGGTAACAATTTCTGGAAATATAAAGTTATTTGTAACTCCAGACTGTACAAAATGTCCAATAGCTGCAGAACTATTATATCAATTACCAATCATAAATGAAAAGATAAGTCTTGAAATCATAGATATTACAACTTACGCTGAACTTGGAGAAAAATATAGAGTACTAAGTGTACCTAAAATAGTTCTAAACGATAAGATAGAGTTGCCAGGTAGTTTTCCTCCAAATATATTATTAAAAATGTTAGCCAAGTCTTCAAATAAGGATAACGCTAATGCCTAA
- a CDS encoding DUF1641 domain-containing protein, whose product MAENEDPLETLLKPENLQKINKLVDALPTIEKLTDKLEDLDKKGELDFMLNLTDQAISIADAIQKADLMNTIISFGMDQLPKIQALWPLIEKLTSDRALNIIQQIDIDSTLSALEKLTPVMQRMTSEKALKILESIDYDALLDYTSKLTPLLSKLTSEKTLKIIQSLDIDTLLATAETMTPSLNRLASMLNEMQKKGQLDNLINLMEQGLSLIDTAQKADLVNALISFGMDQLPKIQALWPLIEKLTSDRALNIIQQIDIDSTLSALEAMTPIMKKLTSDRTVKLIQQVDVEGLLSATESAMPMIKKLTDEKTVKIISQLDFDSMITMMEKFAELQRNGTMDRMMKLIDVMSDPQLVDTMVTMMEKFSKALKIWTNDLPNVKPVGTMGLLRITSDKDSAYALGMMTSLLKATGKAFRE is encoded by the coding sequence ATGGCAGAAAATGAAGATCCTTTAGAAACTCTCTTAAAACCAGAGAATTTACAAAAGATAAACAAGCTAGTAGATGCATTACCAACTATTGAAAAACTTACTGATAAATTAGAGGATTTAGATAAAAAAGGAGAATTAGATTTTATGTTAAATTTAACAGATCAAGCTATATCAATAGCAGACGCTATACAAAAAGCCGATTTAATGAATACTATAATTTCTTTTGGCATGGATCAATTACCAAAAATACAAGCATTATGGCCATTAATAGAAAAACTAACAAGTGACAGAGCACTTAACATAATACAGCAAATAGACATAGATTCAACACTATCAGCACTAGAAAAATTAACTCCAGTAATGCAAAGAATGACAAGCGAAAAAGCGCTAAAAATTCTCGAAAGTATAGACTACGATGCTTTACTTGATTATACATCTAAGTTAACTCCTTTACTTTCTAAATTAACTAGCGAAAAAACATTAAAGATAATTCAAAGCCTTGATATAGACACATTATTAGCTACTGCCGAAACAATGACACCGTCTCTTAATAGATTAGCATCAATGTTAAATGAGATGCAGAAAAAAGGTCAACTAGATAATTTAATAAACCTTATGGAACAAGGGCTTTCATTAATTGATACTGCACAAAAAGCAGACTTAGTTAACGCTCTAATTTCTTTTGGCATGGATCAATTACCAAAAATACAAGCATTATGGCCATTAATAGAAAAACTAACAAGTGACAGAGCACTTAACATAATACAGCAAATAGACATAGATTCAACACTATCAGCACTAGAAGCTATGACTCCTATAATGAAGAAATTAACAAGTGACAGAACAGTGAAATTAATTCAACAAGTTGATGTAGAAGGATTACTATCAGCTACTGAATCTGCAATGCCTATGATAAAGAAACTAACCGATGAAAAAACTGTAAAAATTATTTCACAGTTAGATTTTGATTCGATGATAACAATGATGGAGAAGTTTGCTGAACTTCAGAGAAATGGGACAATGGATAGAATGATGAAATTAATAGACGTAATGTCAGATCCTCAATTAGTAGATACAATGGTCACTATGATGGAGAAGTTTAGCAAAGCCTTAAAAATATGGACAAACGATTTGCCTAACGTTAAACCTGTAGGTACTATGGGATTATTAAGAATAACCTCAGATAAGGATTCTGCATATGCGCTTGGAATGATGACATCATTACTAAAAGCTACTGGGAAAGCCTTCAGAGAGTAA
- a CDS encoding 7-cyano-7-deazaguanine synthase, giving the protein MKSLLLISGGLDSSSAAYYYKDKDYDCLYVNYGQKSASMQYKYAKLNCENLNKKLIYVNIRELGKAFYSDNWLRPHEPISHRNIILLSIALTFAKEKGYDEVIFSTVSDECIYETNKPEILKEFKNLGETLGIHVIMPFLNLSKAMVLKIGVSKGLDPVNTYSCLLGGKYHCGKCRQCELRKMAFKEAKLEDPTRYLF; this is encoded by the coding sequence GTGAAAAGCCTATTGCTAATATCTGGTGGCCTAGACTCGTCTAGCGCGGCATATTACTATAAGGATAAAGACTACGACTGTCTTTATGTAAATTATGGCCAAAAATCTGCATCAATGCAATATAAATATGCCAAACTAAATTGTGAAAATCTAAATAAAAAGTTAATATATGTGAATATACGAGAGCTTGGTAAAGCTTTCTATTCGGATAACTGGTTAAGACCACATGAACCTATTAGTCATAGGAACATTATACTCCTTAGCATAGCATTAACATTTGCTAAAGAAAAAGGTTACGACGAGGTAATATTTTCTACCGTAAGCGATGAGTGTATATATGAAACTAACAAGCCAGAAATTCTTAAAGAATTTAAAAATCTAGGAGAAACGCTGGGTATACATGTCATAATGCCGTTCCTAAATCTAAGTAAAGCGATGGTTCTTAAAATAGGCGTATCAAAAGGTTTAGATCCTGTTAATACGTATTCATGTCTTCTTGGCGGAAAATATCATTGCGGAAAATGTAGGCAATGCGAGTTAAGGAAAATGGCATTTAAAGAAGCTAAATTAGAAGACCCTACTAGATATCTTTTCTAG
- the mvaD gene encoding diphosphomevalonate decarboxylase, which produces MILEGEAIAPSNIAIVKYWGKRNSELNLPLNSSISISLDGIYAKTKVVFDSNFNEDKIIINGKELGIKEKQDYATKVLNIFRNIYGKKIYALVNSTTNFPESSGLASSAAGIAALVYAANSALNLNLTQKDLSIIARIGSGSACRSTVGGFAFWEKGVKDSGEDSFCYQIFPENYWEDLVDIIAIISTQKKKISSRLGMQTSVNSSTLMKCRLEFIERTIPEVINSIKEKNEKKFFELTMRHSNSMHAVILDSWPSFFYLNDKDLEIMRWIQDYGKAAYTFDAGQNAHIITLQQYADVVLDFLKSINVEKIIVSKVGHGPIVLHD; this is translated from the coding sequence TTGATTCTTGAAGGAGAAGCAATAGCGCCATCAAATATAGCCATAGTAAAATACTGGGGTAAAAGAAATTCTGAGCTTAATTTACCTTTAAATTCCTCAATTTCAATATCATTGGATGGAATATATGCAAAAACAAAGGTAGTCTTTGATAGTAATTTTAATGAGGATAAAATAATAATAAATGGAAAAGAATTAGGAATAAAGGAAAAACAAGATTATGCAACAAAAGTTCTTAACATATTTAGAAACATATATGGAAAAAAAATTTATGCGCTTGTTAATTCAACAACGAATTTTCCGGAATCTTCCGGTCTAGCGTCTTCTGCAGCTGGCATAGCAGCCTTAGTATATGCCGCAAATAGTGCCCTTAATTTAAATCTGACTCAAAAGGATCTATCCATAATAGCTAGAATTGGTTCAGGAAGTGCATGTAGAAGTACAGTTGGTGGATTTGCATTTTGGGAAAAAGGAGTTAAAGATTCTGGTGAAGATTCTTTCTGTTATCAGATTTTCCCTGAAAATTATTGGGAAGATTTAGTGGACATAATAGCAATAATTAGCACTCAAAAAAAGAAAATTTCCTCTAGGTTAGGAATGCAAACAAGCGTAAATTCTTCTACCCTAATGAAGTGTAGACTAGAATTTATAGAAAGAACAATTCCAGAGGTTATTAATAGTATAAAAGAGAAAAACGAGAAAAAATTCTTTGAACTAACTATGAGGCACAGCAATAGTATGCATGCAGTAATTCTGGATTCCTGGCCTTCTTTTTTTTATCTTAATGACAAAGATCTGGAAATAATGAGATGGATACAGGATTATGGGAAAGCCGCATATACATTTGATGCAGGACAAAATGCACATATTATTACTTTACAACAATACGCTGACGTAGTTCTAGATTTCCTTAAGAGTATAAATGTTGAAAAAATCATAGTATCAAAAGTAGGTCATGGGCCAATAGTATTACATGATTGA
- a CDS encoding helix-turn-helix domain-containing protein: MINDKEKKHSIKCCYKLGDTDVDCLFKLMELNRPVTSVELADIMKFSKTTVENSLKKLIDVGLVIRIKPEEKRIGRPKFEYAIPNNLWDKIKKDLVECGRKISSAAT; this comes from the coding sequence ATGATAAACGATAAAGAAAAAAAGCATAGCATAAAATGTTGCTATAAGCTAGGTGATACAGATGTTGATTGCCTTTTTAAACTTATGGAATTAAATAGACCTGTTACATCTGTAGAATTAGCAGACATTATGAAATTTAGCAAAACAACAGTAGAAAATAGCTTAAAAAAATTAATAGATGTAGGATTAGTAATAAGAATAAAGCCAGAAGAAAAAAGAATAGGCCGACCAAAATTTGAATATGCTATTCCAAACAATTTATGGGATAAAATTAAGAAAGACTTAGTAGAATGCGGAAGAAAGATAAGTTCAGCAGCCACTTAA
- a CDS encoding YHS domain-containing protein — MKVVCPVCNKLFEAECTPYKTVYNEIMYYFDTEICQIAFSREPERFIAKCEKK, encoded by the coding sequence ATGAAAGTCGTATGTCCAGTTTGCAACAAGCTTTTTGAAGCTGAATGTACACCTTATAAAACTGTATACAATGAAATTATGTACTATTTTGATACAGAAATATGTCAAATAGCTTTTTCTAGAGAACCAGAGAGATTTATAGCTAAGTGTGAGAAGAAGTAA
- a CDS encoding DsrE/DsrF/DrsH-like family protein: protein MSSNKKLSIIVFSGTIDKLMPVGILASGAAASGYEVNLFFTFWGLNSITKKSLEQMQPIDKNYEQFGSVMMQRMQEMKFPSWVQLIQQAKEVGEVKVIACSTTMEFFGIKKEDLADFVDDVAGVATFLDRAEGGITLFI from the coding sequence GTGTCCAGTAACAAGAAACTATCCATAATCGTATTTTCTGGAACTATAGATAAACTAATGCCAGTTGGAATACTAGCTAGTGGAGCTGCTGCTTCTGGATATGAAGTTAATCTATTCTTCACGTTTTGGGGATTAAATTCAATAACTAAGAAATCACTTGAACAAATGCAACCTATTGATAAGAATTATGAACAATTCGGTTCTGTTATGATGCAAAGAATGCAAGAAATGAAATTTCCAAGTTGGGTTCAACTAATACAACAAGCAAAAGAAGTAGGCGAAGTTAAAGTTATAGCGTGTTCTACTACGATGGAATTCTTCGGAATTAAAAAAGAAGATCTGGCTGACTTTGTAGATGATGTAGCAGGCGTGGCGACATTTTTAGATAGAGCAGAAGGAGGAATTACATTATTTATCTGA
- a CDS encoding winged helix-turn-helix domain-containing protein — translation MKSKRDQIDIIVDMLEVIDEGMGSKSGIMKNANLSNTITEKYINILKNKGLIDYVDGRYVVTEKGKNILQRLRKLRELEVEIAELFNSVSKELS, via the coding sequence ATGAAATCGAAGAGAGACCAGATCGACATTATAGTTGATATGTTAGAGGTAATTGACGAAGGAATGGGCAGTAAGTCAGGAATAATGAAAAATGCTAATTTGAGTAATACTATTACGGAAAAGTATATAAATATATTAAAAAATAAAGGATTAATAGATTACGTAGACGGCAGATATGTTGTTACAGAAAAAGGAAAGAATATATTACAAAGACTTAGGAAACTTAGGGAGCTAGAAGTAGAAATAGCAGAGCTTTTTAATTCAGTATCTAAAGAATTATCTTAA
- a CDS encoding histone deacetylase family protein has protein sequence MSLAIIWDERFTNISFSHPMIRDISKERIKRFWELLKDEPGIVFVKPDLATRKDLELVHTTDYINKLEKASEDPYIGFLDSGDTTHYPGMFNDILLIVGSSITAIKYSNFFDKIYIPLGGFHHALPNQAMGFCPVNDIGIATKILLEKGERIAIVDVDAHHGNGLQYLFYNKSILKINIFAYDGKFFPGTGHYSERGLGEGKGLNYNIAMPLGSADDSFYEALRILDKVSEFNPTYIIVLAGVDGHKEDNLKSLNLTTNSFNLLGYRINRISKELHSKVISYGGGGYGNYSALCMREFVRGLKGIREKIEKDTEDIEKTKYVKRLVSLLSEGFPSSF, from the coding sequence ATGAGTTTAGCGATTATATGGGACGAAAGATTTACTAATATCTCTTTTTCTCATCCTATGATAAGAGATATATCTAAGGAGCGAATTAAGAGATTTTGGGAGCTTCTAAAAGACGAGCCTGGAATAGTATTCGTAAAGCCAGATTTAGCTACTAGAAAAGATCTTGAGTTAGTTCATACGACAGATTATATAAATAAACTGGAGAAAGCTAGTGAAGATCCATATATAGGGTTTTTAGATTCTGGGGATACGACACATTACCCTGGAATGTTTAACGATATCTTATTGATAGTAGGATCTAGTATAACAGCAATAAAATACTCCAATTTTTTTGATAAAATATATATACCACTTGGAGGGTTTCATCATGCTTTACCTAATCAAGCTATGGGCTTCTGTCCAGTAAACGACATTGGAATAGCTACAAAAATACTTTTAGAAAAAGGAGAAAGAATAGCCATAGTAGATGTAGACGCTCATCATGGAAACGGATTACAATATCTATTTTATAATAAATCTATATTAAAAATTAATATATTCGCGTATGACGGAAAATTTTTCCCTGGTACTGGACATTATAGCGAGAGAGGATTAGGAGAAGGCAAAGGTCTTAATTATAATATTGCTATGCCATTAGGTTCGGCAGACGACAGTTTTTACGAAGCATTAAGAATTTTAGATAAAGTTAGTGAATTTAACCCAACATATATTATAGTCTTAGCTGGAGTAGATGGACATAAAGAAGATAATTTGAAGTCATTAAATTTAACTACGAACTCGTTCAATCTTCTTGGATATAGAATAAATAGAATATCTAAAGAGCTTCATTCCAAAGTTATTTCATACGGAGGAGGAGGATACGGTAATTATTCTGCATTATGCATGCGAGAATTTGTGAGAGGATTAAAAGGTATTAGAGAAAAAATAGAGAAAGATACTGAAGATATAGAAAAAACAAAATATGTTAAAAGACTAGTTTCCTTACTCTCTGAAGGCTTTCCCAGTAGCTTTTAG
- a CDS encoding GHMP kinase, whose protein sequence is MISAPGKVLWIGSYAVVFGGISHVISINKRVRCEVIDSERTFFETSYGNYYENGNELISSVKKVIVEKFGFFPKVHVKLINDKDFEINNKKTGLGSSSAATVALTACIYHKITNKLDLDEIHKLAQKANFIRQKGIGSGFDIASAMYGSIIYKRFTDINKMDFYYEKLKIGKYMMILGFTGRSSNTVDLVKEFVKKEKDPRFKEVIDELNIENETAIKLLKLGKIDEACVHVDLAWNFLNFIAEDIIGIKLQSRQDKELISIAKREGAWTSIMPGAGGGDIIFAIGDNLDNVKKAWEIKGIKIIEIAEDEGLKIDS, encoded by the coding sequence ATGATAAGTGCTCCAGGGAAGGTTCTTTGGATTGGAAGCTATGCAGTAGTTTTTGGAGGAATTTCTCATGTAATATCTATAAATAAAAGAGTTAGATGCGAGGTTATTGATTCTGAAAGAACGTTTTTTGAAACATCGTATGGAAATTACTATGAAAATGGAAACGAACTTATATCTAGCGTAAAAAAAGTCATTGTAGAAAAGTTTGGCTTTTTCCCAAAAGTTCATGTGAAACTTATAAATGATAAGGATTTTGAGATTAATAATAAAAAGACTGGATTAGGAAGTTCATCAGCTGCTACTGTAGCATTGACTGCATGTATATATCATAAAATTACAAATAAGTTAGATTTAGACGAAATACACAAGTTAGCACAAAAAGCTAATTTTATAAGACAAAAAGGAATCGGTAGTGGATTTGATATAGCTTCAGCAATGTACGGAAGTATAATATATAAAAGATTTACTGATATAAATAAAATGGATTTTTATTATGAGAAATTAAAAATAGGGAAATATATGATGATTCTAGGTTTTACCGGAAGAAGTTCTAATACTGTTGATTTAGTTAAAGAGTTCGTTAAGAAGGAAAAAGATCCCAGATTCAAAGAAGTTATAGATGAGCTAAACATTGAAAATGAAACTGCTATAAAGTTGTTAAAACTTGGCAAAATAGATGAGGCATGTGTCCATGTTGATTTGGCATGGAACTTTTTAAATTTTATAGCAGAAGATATTATTGGAATAAAATTACAATCCAGACAGGATAAGGAATTGATTAGTATAGCAAAAAGAGAAGGAGCATGGACGTCTATAATGCCAGGAGCTGGAGGGGGTGATATAATATTTGCTATTGGCGATAATTTAGATAATGTTAAAAAGGCATGGGAAATCAAAGGTATAAAAATAATAGAAATAGCAGAAGACGAGGGTCTAAAAATTGATTCTTGA
- a CDS encoding HD domain-containing protein: MKLIRDPIHGYIRISDKLLQIISSPLFQRLRYIKQTGLAYLVYPGMNHTRFEHSIGVMHLAKEFTRFINENSNIDFVNDDFIELIGLAGLLHDIGHMPFSHTFENALILAKDVYGMNVYEEGKKTHVKIGEKIIGEYLNDLIDNNFSESVSDPVKFLQKVMNETPETKEEKFATLIISNFVDADRGDYLLRDSYYAGVSYGEFDVERLKRFLVFIDGKIAILSKAVPIVEQFLLSRMYMYENVYFHSVVGLYNAIISHAIVKILEKGISIPDSEEDFKKFTDYFIISNLYDINNKFRDAILFRKGFMRVKKDIIGQCFDEFSNLKQELYKDMRESNGLFIYHEFNDVPYYEEKDDAVFVFDGNEVNKLTSISLIARSLKEIKKAIIGFHYSEKNKAEKYIKKLQSCNTIGP, from the coding sequence ATGAAATTAATTAGAGATCCTATTCATGGCTATATTAGAATATCTGATAAATTATTGCAGATTATATCGTCTCCTCTATTTCAGCGTTTAAGATACATTAAACAAACAGGATTAGCATACTTAGTATATCCAGGGATGAATCATACTAGATTTGAACATAGTATAGGTGTTATGCATCTAGCTAAAGAGTTTACAAGATTTATAAACGAAAATTCCAACATAGACTTTGTCAATGATGATTTTATAGAATTGATAGGATTGGCTGGATTACTTCATGATATTGGTCATATGCCATTTTCACATACTTTTGAGAATGCATTAATCTTGGCTAAAGATGTTTATGGAATGAATGTATATGAAGAAGGTAAGAAAACTCATGTAAAGATAGGCGAAAAAATTATTGGAGAATATCTAAACGATTTGATTGATAACAATTTCTCAGAATCTGTTAGTGATCCAGTAAAATTTTTGCAAAAAGTTATGAACGAAACTCCTGAGACGAAAGAAGAGAAATTTGCTACGTTAATAATTTCAAACTTTGTTGATGCAGATAGGGGAGATTATCTATTACGTGACTCTTATTATGCTGGCGTAAGTTACGGTGAATTCGATGTAGAAAGACTAAAAAGATTCTTAGTATTTATAGATGGTAAAATAGCCATTTTGAGTAAAGCTGTTCCGATAGTAGAGCAATTCCTATTGTCTAGAATGTATATGTATGAAAACGTTTATTTTCATAGTGTAGTAGGATTATATAATGCCATAATATCTCATGCTATTGTAAAAATTTTGGAAAAAGGCATAAGTATTCCAGACAGTGAAGAGGACTTTAAGAAATTTACAGACTATTTCATAATTTCCAATTTATATGATATTAATAATAAATTTAGAGATGCTATTTTATTTAGAAAAGGTTTTATGAGAGTTAAGAAAGATATTATAGGCCAATGTTTTGATGAGTTCAGTAATTTAAAACAAGAACTATATAAAGACATGAGAGAATCTAATGGACTTTTTATTTATCACGAGTTTAATGATGTTCCATATTATGAAGAGAAAGATGACGCAGTTTTTGTATTTGATGGAAACGAAGTAAATAAATTAACTTCGATATCTTTAATTGCCAGATCTTTAAAGGAGATAAAAAAGGCAATAATAGGTTTCCATTACTCTGAAAAAAATAAGGCAGAAAAATATATTAAAAAACTTCAATCATGTAATACTATTGGCCCATGA
- a CDS encoding sulfurtransferase TusA family protein, whose product MEELNLVGRECPEPFLKVAAKLMQMKEGTLRIIFSDPKCDEMILQAVELMDCKILEHSKNGETFVLTLEKKMGENKMKKVNLSGC is encoded by the coding sequence ATGGAAGAACTTAATCTAGTTGGAAGAGAATGTCCAGAGCCTTTTTTGAAAGTTGCAGCAAAACTAATGCAGATGAAGGAAGGTACATTAAGAATAATCTTTAGTGATCCAAAATGCGATGAAATGATACTACAAGCTGTTGAATTAATGGATTGTAAAATACTTGAACATAGTAAAAACGGAGAAACTTTTGTATTAACATTAGAGAAAAAAATGGGAGAAAATAAAATGAAAAAAGTAAATTTAAGTGGCTGCTGA
- a CDS encoding dihydrolipoyl dehydrogenase family protein, translating to MHYDVVVLGGGSAGYVAGSILARNNLKVAVIEKKAFGGVCVNSGCVPSIFLSDISFLFSRLEELGNYKGLNISISKDNFFKKRDEIINYLSDAGRKLIEDAGGDTFIGEGKINGDKEIEVNGEKIGFEKLIIATGSSSVPPQIDGIDYAISEDEAVNLHEIPSSMVVIGGGYAGTEIAQIFARLGSNVTLITRGKILKEITEDARNILLDSFDWDNIQIYENTEIKHIKDEKVITNKGEFKGEIIVYATGRKPNFPYGLELLGVKSFSNGIEVNNNMETDNPRVHAIGDVIDKEKKVAHAAMSEGMIAALDILGIKETIDYNSIPQVIYTDPQIGIVGNISDVSKINKFPITATTRATISGFREGYAKIGIDNSGKIVYGEIVSNIAEELINILSLAIREKMNIKDLIFSSFIHPSLSEAIINCARSFYNLDVDRFKGMKNES from the coding sequence ATGCATTATGATGTTGTAGTGCTTGGCGGAGGATCGGCTGGATATGTTGCAGGTAGTATATTAGCTCGTAATAATCTAAAAGTAGCTGTAATAGAGAAAAAAGCATTCGGAGGAGTATGCGTTAACTCTGGATGTGTCCCTAGCATTTTTTTATCAGATATTTCTTTTCTTTTTTCTAGATTAGAAGAGTTAGGAAATTATAAAGGACTAAATATTTCGATATCTAAGGATAATTTCTTTAAAAAGAGAGACGAAATAATAAATTATCTTTCAGATGCAGGAAGGAAATTAATAGAAGACGCTGGAGGAGATACTTTTATAGGAGAAGGAAAAATCAATGGAGATAAAGAAATAGAAGTAAATGGTGAAAAAATAGGATTTGAAAAGCTAATTATTGCTACTGGATCTTCTTCTGTACCCCCGCAAATAGATGGAATAGATTACGCAATAAGTGAGGACGAAGCTGTAAATCTTCATGAGATACCTTCAAGTATGGTAGTAATAGGTGGAGGATATGCAGGAACAGAGATAGCCCAAATATTTGCTAGACTTGGTAGTAATGTAACGCTAATAACTAGAGGTAAGATACTTAAGGAAATAACTGAAGATGCTAGAAATATTTTACTAGACAGTTTTGATTGGGATAATATTCAGATTTATGAGAATACTGAGATAAAACATATAAAAGATGAAAAAGTGATTACTAATAAAGGAGAATTTAAAGGAGAAATAATTGTTTATGCTACTGGAAGAAAACCTAATTTTCCTTATGGTTTAGAGTTACTTGGGGTCAAATCTTTTTCAAATGGTATAGAGGTTAATAATAACATGGAGACTGATAATCCAAGAGTACATGCTATAGGAGACGTTATTGATAAAGAAAAAAAAGTTGCACATGCTGCAATGTCTGAAGGAATGATTGCAGCTTTAGACATATTGGGGATAAAGGAAACTATAGATTACAATTCAATCCCACAAGTAATTTACACTGATCCTCAAATTGGTATTGTAGGAAATATCAGCGATGTATCAAAAATAAATAAGTTCCCCATAACAGCTACTACCAGAGCTACAATAAGTGGATTTAGAGAAGGATATGCTAAAATAGGTATAGATAATTCTGGAAAAATAGTATATGGCGAAATAGTATCGAATATAGCAGAGGAATTAATAAATATATTATCCTTAGCAATAAGAGAAAAAATGAATATAAAAGATTTAATTTTTTCGTCTTTTATTCACCCATCACTTTCTGAAGCAATTATTAATTGTGCGAGAAGTTTCTATAATTTAGATGTAGATAGATTTAAGGGTATGAAAAATGAGTCTTGA
- the lrs14 gene encoding HTH-type transcriptional regulator Lrs14: MEVEKLKARLPSGKEVGLIEALSFCYDVSDTDFVVLKTLINSGEKTEDELASVLKLSKASINRSVNKLISIGFVERVKDQNSKGGRPRYIYKPLDVNSLTEKISKDFEYCAKLFGEITPKELTSSHT; the protein is encoded by the coding sequence ATGGAAGTAGAAAAATTAAAAGCAAGACTTCCTTCAGGGAAAGAAGTAGGATTAATAGAAGCTCTAAGCTTCTGTTATGACGTGTCCGATACCGATTTTGTAGTTTTAAAGACTTTGATAAATTCTGGGGAGAAAACAGAGGACGAACTAGCTAGTGTATTAAAGCTAAGCAAAGCCTCCATTAATAGATCTGTAAATAAATTAATATCAATAGGATTTGTTGAGAGAGTTAAGGACCAAAATTCTAAAGGAGGTAGGCCAAGATATATATACAAGCCATTAGATGTTAATTCACTTACAGAAAAGATATCTAAAGATTTCGAGTATTGTGCTAAACTATTTGGAGAGATTACGCCTAAAGAGCTTACTTCTTCTCACACTTAG
- a CDS encoding DsrE family protein, with product MSQTTAESQESEQKKKILIVVTHGPEDLDRTYAPLFMASISASMEYETSVFFMIKGPLLLSKKWQEDERKKGGNPFIHFFDMAKDNGVKMYVCVQSLKDMCHMNETDVVDGIELVGGSTLIDLTLDADRTLFF from the coding sequence ATGTCCCAAACTACAGCTGAATCTCAAGAAAGTGAGCAAAAAAAGAAAATATTAATAGTAGTAACACATGGACCGGAGGATCTAGATAGAACTTATGCTCCATTATTTATGGCTTCTATTTCCGCTTCTATGGAATATGAAACTTCAGTATTCTTCATGATAAAGGGACCATTATTACTTTCCAAAAAATGGCAAGAAGATGAAAGAAAGAAAGGAGGAAATCCATTCATACACTTCTTCGATATGGCAAAAGACAACGGAGTTAAAATGTATGTCTGCGTGCAAAGTCTTAAAGATATGTGCCATATGAATGAAACAGATGTAGTAGACGGAATAGAACTAGTAGGAGGATCAACACTAATAGACTTAACTTTAGATGCTGATAGAACATTATTCTTCTGA